In Mauremys reevesii isolate NIE-2019 linkage group 20, ASM1616193v1, whole genome shotgun sequence, the following are encoded in one genomic region:
- the LRWD1 gene encoding leucine-rich repeat and WD repeat-containing protein 1 isoform X1 → MSKVTTELLLERAVPRSTRLRKIETLNLSKLQLKTGDLDPRLFSRLRHLQNLDLSDNLLDKLPANLSLPDLRVLNCSNNQLEDVTLLKQFPLLEELNYENNVYLTTNDDYKVMFLLQNLRLLNGKDITKLANHVRVVNSRELTSKVTAHWERHFRSQLPEKYSVEHVKFIRKKFLKSAQTHVIYGPSSLGEFTRWRVKMIAEELLASMVGQEENTNPETQERVEDNEEETTENPREVGDDDIAQVTLVPSKRRGNHSTAGSASKRPRSQCNTEEEVVLSPRKSSHSQDEPTPDRPRPSSQQTKVAEETHRNGEQPPKGQSHRRSSQLTEEQKSQEQDKRVLTITPVKNLEDKEVISLEPLHFLQCHSKGNSREDFKTQLWSCVFEPPLDSGARKDPVVSTSRTMATCGGESVCLIDCETGIVLKKYKVPAEEFFTVAWTTLTMVTNDGRKKKHNILAAAGRRGIVKLIHVSADFCYGEIKAHKKPIATACFSPSCETHLFTASYDKRIGLWDIGVPDCDYNFKASQLLVLEVASIPLRIALVPSCPDQFLLAGCEEGCFAWDIRLNKPQKSRPFEVAFQFPNDEGEATASHRVDGLAFLNKDVVVSKSSKTGSIYLWSWSQSFEAQGKSCQRTRPALILAELEWSTTDLPYLTLSTCPAAEYVFCGDEKGSVWMYNLSKHSSAWRASKGKRSENRIAPTQILEWPELRANGELLTEVLINNVVTDPTFTYLIALTGVNIAAVWKKT, encoded by the exons ctTATCCAAGCTGCAGTTAAAGACCGGAGACTTGGACCCCCGGTTGTTTTCCCGTCTGAGACATCTGCAAAATCTCGATCTCTCTGATAATCTGTTGGACAAGCTACCTGCTAATCTAAGCCTGCCAGACCTGCGTGTCCTAAACTGCAGTAACAACCAACTGGAAGATGTGACTCTCCTGAAGCAGTTCCCGCTGCTGGAGGAGCTAAACTATGAAAACAATGTGTACCTGACA ACCAATGATGACTATAAGGTCATGTTTCTTTTACAAAATCTTCGGCTACTCAATGGCAAGGATATCACCAAATTAGCTAATCACGTGAGAGTTGTCAACAGCCGAGAGCTGACCAGCAAG GTCACAGCTCACTGGGAAAGGCACTTCCGAAGCCAACTCCCTGAGAAGTATTCAGTCGAGCACGTGAAGTTCATCAGGAAAAAGTTTCTGAAGTCTGCACAAACCCACGTCATATACGGACCCAGCTCCCTCGGTGAATTTACCCGATGGAGG GTGAAAATGATTGCAGAGGAGTTACTGGCATCCATGGTGGGACAGGAAGAGAACACAAATCCTGAAACACAAGAAAGGGTGGAAGATAATGAGGAGGAGACTACAGAAAACCCCAGGGAGGTGGGAGATGATGATATTGCGCAG GTCACATTAGTCCCCAGCAAGAGAAGAGGGAATCACTCAACAGCGGGATCTGCGAGCAAAAGGCCACGGTCCCAGTGTAACACTGAGGAGGAAGTAGTGCTTAGTCCCAGAAAGTCCAGCCATTCACAGGATGAGCCAACTCCCGATAGACCAAGACCATCGAGCCAACAGACCAAGGTGGCCGAAGAGACTCACAGGAATGGAGAACAGCCTCCCAAAGGACAAAGCCACAGAAGATCCAGCCAGTTGACAGAGGAGCAGAAAAGCCAGGAGCAGGACAAAAGGGTTCTGACCATAACCCCGGTCAAGAACCTAGAAGACAAG GAAGTTATCAGTTTGGAGCCATTGCATTTTCTTCAGTGTCACAGTAAAGGCAACAGCCGGGAGGATTTTAAAACGCAGCTCTGGTCCTGTGTCTTCGAGCCGCCATTGGATTCTGGGGCAAGGAAAG ATCCTGTAGTGAGCACCTCCAGAACCATGGCCACATGTGGAGGGGAATCTGTTTGTCTTATTGACTGTGAGACCGGAATCGTGCTGAAAAAGTATAAAGTCCCTGCAGAG GAGTTTTTCACTGTTGCATGGACAACTCTGACCATGGTAACTAACGACGGTCggaaaaaaaaacataatatCCTGGCCGCAGCCGGAAGAAGAGGAATTGTAAAGCTGATTCATGTATCGGCTGATTTCTGCTACGGAGAGATTAAGGCTCACAAAAAGCCCATTGCTACAGCCTGCTTCAGCCCAAGCTGCGAGACACACCTCTTTA CTGCATCCTATGACAAAAGAATTGGCCTCTGGGATATTGGGGTTCCGGATTGTGACTACAACTTCAAAGCAAG CCAACTGCTGGTGCTGGAAGTTGCCTCTATTCCATTACGCATTGCCCTGGTCCCATCCTGCCCAGATCAGTTCCTGCTGGCTGGCTGTGAAGAAGGTTGTTTTGCTTGGGATATTAGACTGAACAAGCCACAGAAGAGCAG GCCTTTTGAAGTGGCGTTCCAGTTTCCTAATGATGAGGGAGAAGCAACAGCTTCCCACAGAGTGGATGGATTGGCTTTTTTGAACAAGGATGTTGTGG TTTCTAAGAGTTCTAAGACAGGGTCTATCTACTTATGGAGCTGGAGTCAGTCTTTTGAGGCACAGGGGAAATCATGTCAGCGAACACGACCTGCGCTCATTCTAGCTGAACTGGAGTGGTCTACAACAGACCTGCCCTACCTTACCCTCAGCACCTGTCCAG CAGCAGAGTATGTGTTCTGCGGCGATGAAAAGGGAAGCGTGTGGATGTACAATCTCAGCAAGCACTCTTCAGCCTGGAGGGCCTCCAAGGGAAAACGCTCAGAGAACAGAATAGCTCCCACACAG ATTCTTGAGTGGCCAGAGCTTCGAGCAAATGGGGAGCTGCTGACTGAAGTCTTAATAAACAACGTGGTGACAGACCCTACTTTCACTTACCTTATTGCTTTAACTGGCGTCAATATAGCAGCGGTATGGAAGAAAACATAG
- the LRWD1 gene encoding leucine-rich repeat and WD repeat-containing protein 1 isoform X2, giving the protein MSKVTTELLLERAVPRSTRLRKIETLNLSKLQLKTGDLDPRLFSRLRHLQNLDLSDNLLDKLPANLSLPDLRVLNCSNNQLEDVTLLKQFPLLEELNYENNVYLTTNDDYKVMFLLQNLRLLNGKDITKLANHVRVVNSRELTSKVTAHWERHFRSQLPEKYSVEHVKFIRKKFLKSAQTHVIYGPSSLGEFTRWRVKMIAEELLASMVGQEENTNPETQERVEDNEEETTENPREVGDDDIAQVTLVPSKRRGNHSTAGSASKRPRSQCNTEEEVVLSPRKSSHSQDEPTPDRPRPSSQQTKVAEETHRNGEQPPKGQSHRRSSQLTEEQKSQEQDKRVLTITPVKNLEDKEVISLEPLHFLQCHSKGNSREDFKTQLWSCVFEPPLDSGARKDPVVSTSRTMATCGGESVCLIDCETGIVLKKYKVPAEEFFTVAWTTLTMVTNDGRKKKHNILAAAGRRGIVKLIHVSADFCYGEIKAHKKPIATACFSPSCETHLFTASYDKRIGLWDIGVPDCDYNFKASQLLVLEVASIPLRIALVPSCPDQFLLAGCEEGCFAWDIRLNKPQKSRPFEVAFQFPNDEGEATASHRVDGLAFLNKDVVVSKSSKTGSIYLWSWSQSFEAQGKSCQRTRPALILAELEWSTTDLPYLTLSTCPAEYVFCGDEKGSVWMYNLSKHSSAWRASKGKRSENRIAPTQILEWPELRANGELLTEVLINNVVTDPTFTYLIALTGVNIAAVWKKT; this is encoded by the exons ctTATCCAAGCTGCAGTTAAAGACCGGAGACTTGGACCCCCGGTTGTTTTCCCGTCTGAGACATCTGCAAAATCTCGATCTCTCTGATAATCTGTTGGACAAGCTACCTGCTAATCTAAGCCTGCCAGACCTGCGTGTCCTAAACTGCAGTAACAACCAACTGGAAGATGTGACTCTCCTGAAGCAGTTCCCGCTGCTGGAGGAGCTAAACTATGAAAACAATGTGTACCTGACA ACCAATGATGACTATAAGGTCATGTTTCTTTTACAAAATCTTCGGCTACTCAATGGCAAGGATATCACCAAATTAGCTAATCACGTGAGAGTTGTCAACAGCCGAGAGCTGACCAGCAAG GTCACAGCTCACTGGGAAAGGCACTTCCGAAGCCAACTCCCTGAGAAGTATTCAGTCGAGCACGTGAAGTTCATCAGGAAAAAGTTTCTGAAGTCTGCACAAACCCACGTCATATACGGACCCAGCTCCCTCGGTGAATTTACCCGATGGAGG GTGAAAATGATTGCAGAGGAGTTACTGGCATCCATGGTGGGACAGGAAGAGAACACAAATCCTGAAACACAAGAAAGGGTGGAAGATAATGAGGAGGAGACTACAGAAAACCCCAGGGAGGTGGGAGATGATGATATTGCGCAG GTCACATTAGTCCCCAGCAAGAGAAGAGGGAATCACTCAACAGCGGGATCTGCGAGCAAAAGGCCACGGTCCCAGTGTAACACTGAGGAGGAAGTAGTGCTTAGTCCCAGAAAGTCCAGCCATTCACAGGATGAGCCAACTCCCGATAGACCAAGACCATCGAGCCAACAGACCAAGGTGGCCGAAGAGACTCACAGGAATGGAGAACAGCCTCCCAAAGGACAAAGCCACAGAAGATCCAGCCAGTTGACAGAGGAGCAGAAAAGCCAGGAGCAGGACAAAAGGGTTCTGACCATAACCCCGGTCAAGAACCTAGAAGACAAG GAAGTTATCAGTTTGGAGCCATTGCATTTTCTTCAGTGTCACAGTAAAGGCAACAGCCGGGAGGATTTTAAAACGCAGCTCTGGTCCTGTGTCTTCGAGCCGCCATTGGATTCTGGGGCAAGGAAAG ATCCTGTAGTGAGCACCTCCAGAACCATGGCCACATGTGGAGGGGAATCTGTTTGTCTTATTGACTGTGAGACCGGAATCGTGCTGAAAAAGTATAAAGTCCCTGCAGAG GAGTTTTTCACTGTTGCATGGACAACTCTGACCATGGTAACTAACGACGGTCggaaaaaaaaacataatatCCTGGCCGCAGCCGGAAGAAGAGGAATTGTAAAGCTGATTCATGTATCGGCTGATTTCTGCTACGGAGAGATTAAGGCTCACAAAAAGCCCATTGCTACAGCCTGCTTCAGCCCAAGCTGCGAGACACACCTCTTTA CTGCATCCTATGACAAAAGAATTGGCCTCTGGGATATTGGGGTTCCGGATTGTGACTACAACTTCAAAGCAAG CCAACTGCTGGTGCTGGAAGTTGCCTCTATTCCATTACGCATTGCCCTGGTCCCATCCTGCCCAGATCAGTTCCTGCTGGCTGGCTGTGAAGAAGGTTGTTTTGCTTGGGATATTAGACTGAACAAGCCACAGAAGAGCAG GCCTTTTGAAGTGGCGTTCCAGTTTCCTAATGATGAGGGAGAAGCAACAGCTTCCCACAGAGTGGATGGATTGGCTTTTTTGAACAAGGATGTTGTGG TTTCTAAGAGTTCTAAGACAGGGTCTATCTACTTATGGAGCTGGAGTCAGTCTTTTGAGGCACAGGGGAAATCATGTCAGCGAACACGACCTGCGCTCATTCTAGCTGAACTGGAGTGGTCTACAACAGACCTGCCCTACCTTACCCTCAGCACCTGTCCAG CAGAGTATGTGTTCTGCGGCGATGAAAAGGGAAGCGTGTGGATGTACAATCTCAGCAAGCACTCTTCAGCCTGGAGGGCCTCCAAGGGAAAACGCTCAGAGAACAGAATAGCTCCCACACAG ATTCTTGAGTGGCCAGAGCTTCGAGCAAATGGGGAGCTGCTGACTGAAGTCTTAATAAACAACGTGGTGACAGACCCTACTTTCACTTACCTTATTGCTTTAACTGGCGTCAATATAGCAGCGGTATGGAAGAAAACATAG